One window from the genome of Ovis canadensis isolate MfBH-ARS-UI-01 breed Bighorn chromosome 21, ARS-UI_OviCan_v2, whole genome shotgun sequence encodes:
- the PIDD1 gene encoding p53-induced death domain-containing protein 1, with product MAAVEAGPVPATSAPEDAARDASEAASAGPEVPPLPAGNRLSLHLHPGGCRQLLRLCAQQAPQLLEVDFLQLSGHEDPQLLEAALARLPWSLPRLRSLVLKGGQHRDALGACLRGSLTTLPASLSSLAHLAHLDLSFNSLETLPACVPQMCGLDALLLSRNCLSELPAALGTLPALTFLAVTHNRLRTLPPALGALSSLQRLDLSGNLLEALPPEIGGLGSLAELNLASNRLQSLPSSLAGLRALRLFILHSNLLASVPASLACLPLLTRLDLRDNQLRDVPPELLDAPFVRLQGNPLGRPPPDPPTPSGTPVVPEMPRLLLTSDLDSFAVTPQGCSVTLACGVRLQFPAGAAAAPVTIRYRLWPPEPRLVPLGPHDALLSGVLELQPHGAAFQQEVGLWLLFVPPRARRCREVVVRTLSGNSWSDLETCLEEEAPTRLWAHCQVPHFSWFLVVSRPVSDARLVPPEGTLLCSSGHAGVRVTFPPGATEEPRHVRMQVVHVGSRELQALLGEPEAASSPLLCLSQSSPSSFLRPVTVQLPLPPGVTGLSLDRARLHLLHRAAPAAAWDDVTAQVALELTHLYARFRVTRFSWYWLWYTTKACVGSLAQKAWERLRLHRVNLIALQRRRDPKQVLLQCLPRSKVDATLRRLLERYRGPEPSDTVEMFEGEKFFAAFERGIDIDADRPDCVEGRLCFVFYSHLKNLKEVYVTTALDRRARAVRGQVSFYRGEVPEGVPEEAEAARQKRGPAALWMATLPIKLPRLRGCEGPTREPGLSLAPLNLGDAETGFLTQSNLLNVAGRLGPDWPAVALHLGLPYRELQRIRHEFRDDLDGQVRHMLFSWAERQAGQPGAAGRLVQALEQSDRRDVAEEVRAVLELGRRKYQEGIRHTSLAPRNLASPDRSPSPSPEPAQA from the exons ATGGCTgcggtggaggcggggccggTGCCCGCGACATCAGCCCCAGAAGATGCTGCGAGAGATGCCTCAGAGGCTGCGAGTGCGGGGCCGGAGGTGCCCCCGCTCCCGGCAGGGAACCGGCTGAGCCTGCACCTGCACCCCGGGGGCTGCCGCCAGCTGCTGCGCCTGTGTGCCCAGCAGGCCCCTCAGCTGCTGGAGGTGGACTTCCTGCAGCTGAGTGGCCACGAGGACCCTCAGCTGCTGGAGGCCGCCCTGGCCCGGCTGCCTTGGAGCCTGCCACGCCTCCGCTCCCTGGTCCTCAAAG GTGGGCAACATCGGGATGCCTTGGGTGCCTGCCTCCGGGGGTCACTCACCACGCTGCCTGCCAGCCTGAGCAGCCTAGCCCACTTGGCCCACCTGGATCTGAGCTTCAACAGCCTGGAGACACTGCCGGCctgcgtcccccagatgtgtggcCTGGACGCCCTCCTGCTGTCTCGTAACTGCCTCTCAGAACTGCCCGCGGCCCTGGGGACCCTCCCCGCCCTCACCTTCCTCGCCGTCACCCACAACCGCCTGCGAAcactgcccccagccctgggggccCTGTCCAGCTTGCAGCGCCTCGATCTCTCTGGGAACTTGCTGGAGGCCCTGCCCCCTGAGATCggaggcctggggagcctggccgAGCTCAATCTGGCCTCCAACCGGCTGCAGAGCCTCCCCAGCTCCCTTG CGGGGCTGCGGGCCCTACGGCTCTTCATTCTGCACAGCAACCTCCTGGCGTCGGTGCCCGCCAGCCTGGCCTGCCTCCCGCTGCTCACCCGGCTTGACCTGAGGGACAACCAGCTCCGGGACGTGCCCCCTGAGCTGCTGGATGCCCCCTTCGTGCGGCTGCAAGGAAACCCCTTGGGCAGGCCCCCTCCTGACCCCCCTACCCCCTCAG GGACACCCGTCGTCCCAGAAATGCCCAGGCTGCTGCTGACCTCAGATCTGGACAG CTTTGCCGTGACCCCCCAAGGCTGCTCCGTGACCTTGGCCTGCGGCGTCCGCCTGCAGTTCCCTGCGGGGGCTGCTGCTGCCCCCGTGACCATCCGCTACCGCCTGTGGCCGCCGGAGCCGCGCCTCGTGCCCCTGGGTCCCCACGACGCTCTGCTCAGCGGGGTCCTAGAGCTGCAGCCCCACGGGGCGGCCTTCCAGCAG GAGGTGGGCCTGTGGCTGCTCTTCGTGCCCCCGCGGGCCCGGCGTTGCCGCGAGGTGGTGGTCAGGACGCTGAGTGGCAACAGCTGGAGCGACCTAGAGacctgcctggaggaggaggcgCCCACG CGGCTCTGGGCCCACTGCCAGGTGCCCCACTTCTCCTGGTTCCTCGTGGTTTCGCGCCCTGTGTCCGATGCCCGCCTGGTGCCGCCGGAGGGGACGCTGCTGTGCTCCTCGGGACACGCCGGGGTCAGGGTCACCTTCCCCCCGGGGGCCACCGAGGAGCCCCGGCACGTTCGCATGCAG GTGGTGCACGTGGGCAGCAGAGAGCTGCAGGCCCTGCTCGGGGAGCCCGAGGCGGCCTCCAGCCCCCTGCTCTGCCTCTCGCAGAGCAGCCCCTCGAGCTTCCTCCGGCCAGTCACTGTCCAGCTTCCTCTGCCGCCCGGCGTCACAG GCCTGAGTCTGGACCGTGCCCGCCTGCACCTGCTGCATCGGGCTGCCCCCGCGGCCGCCTGGGACGACGTCACGGCGCAGGTGGCCCTGGAGCTCACGCACCTGTACGCACGCTTCCGGGTCACGCGCTTCTCCTG GTACTGGCTCTGGTACACCACCAAGGCCTGCGTGGGGAGCCTGGCGCAGAAGGCCTGGGAGCGGCTGCGGCTGCACCGCGTGAACCTCATCGCGTTGCAGAGACGCCGGGACCCCAAGCAGGTCCTGCTGCAGTGCCTGCCCCGCAGCAAG GTGGACGCCACCCTGCGGCGGCTGCTGGAGCGATACCGCGGCCCTGAGCCCTCGGACACCGTGGAGATGTTTGAGGGCGAGAAGTTCTTCGCCGCCTTCGAGAGGGGAATCGACATCGACGCAG ACCGCCCCGACTGCGTGGAGGGCAGGCTCTGCTTTGTCTTCTACTCCCACCTGAAGAACTTGAAGGAGGTGTACGTGACCACCGCCCTGGACCGACGGGCTCGGGCCGTGAGGGGCCAG gTGTCCTTCTACCGGGGCGAGGTGCCGGAGGGAGTGCCTGAGGAGGCAGAGGCTGCCCGGCAGAAGAGGGGCCCAGCTGCCCTGTGGATGGCCACTCTGCCCATCAAGCTGCCC AGATTGCGGGGATGCGAGGGCCCGACCCGGGAGCCTGGCCTCTCCCTGGCACCTCTGAACCTGGGCGACGCCGAGACTGGCTTCCTGACCCAGAGCAACCTGCTGAATGTGGCCGGGCGCCTGGGCCCTGACTGGCCAGCTGTGGCCCTGCACCTGGGCCTGCCTTACCGTGAGCTCCAGCGCATCCGGCATGAGTTCCG GGATGACCTGGATGGGCAGGTCCGCCACATGCTCTTCTCCTGGGCGGAGCGCCAGGCTGGGCAGCCGGGGGCCGCGGGGCGCCTCGTGCAGGCTCTGGAGCAGAGTGACCGGCGGGACGTGGCCGAAGAGGTGCGGGCTGTCCTGGAGCTTGGCCGCCGCAAGTACCAGGAGGGCATCCGTCACACGAGCCTGGCCCCCAGGAACCTCGCCTCGCCTGACCGGTCGCCGTCACCTTCCCCAGAGCCTGCCCAGGCTTAG